A section of the Leptotrichia buccalis C-1013-b genome encodes:
- a CDS encoding sensor histidine kinase, whose amino-acid sequence MKIGNKKFKGIKFKNKIFIKLLSYFGLSLLLFSIVIGSIFGYIYIQNTVSLHKKNLEERAYKIATTLSKIWFEVENGNPENKDREQNTPPPPEKSFRREKPKIVGNINGKVFENNVIENIREENKNNDNEKNNFHKHRLVDEKDNNVKIFKSMRMIENIAMAEVWIVDAKTGNIVQGRNEKGQPFSYLKLPPNAEETIKKAIAGETTTTENFNELLNENSITIAVPIKNAETIEGVVLLHSPVKYMSSALKSGIYTLIFSILAALILASISAVWLSISFTKPLNKIRDATIKLAQGNYEVVTDVNQSDEIGELAKSIDKLALQLDKSSKESERFEKMRQNFIANISHELRTPITVIRGSMEAICDGIISEPEQLKEYNEQILSDSIHLQRLVNDLIDLTKLQNTDFSIDKSTINLFEIVNDAVRSMKQISTKKNIKINFIVENNNEIESYLFTGDYQRIRQMIIIVLDNAIKFSKENQKINICLRKKDSTYELKIEDNGKGINPENIGEIFKRYHKSNTEENKNGMGLGLAIAKEIALRHNIEISVESEPNVKTVFTFLIPVSNVL is encoded by the coding sequence GTGAAAATAGGAAATAAAAAATTTAAAGGGATAAAATTTAAAAACAAAATATTTATAAAGCTGCTTTCATATTTTGGGTTGTCGCTTTTGCTATTTTCGATTGTAATTGGGAGTATTTTTGGATATATTTATATTCAGAATACTGTGAGCCTGCATAAGAAAAACTTGGAGGAAAGGGCTTACAAGATTGCAACGACTCTTTCAAAAATATGGTTTGAAGTCGAAAATGGCAATCCTGAGAATAAAGATAGGGAACAAAATACGCCGCCACCTCCTGAAAAGTCATTTAGGCGAGAAAAACCTAAAATTGTGGGAAATATAAATGGAAAAGTATTTGAAAACAATGTTATCGAAAATATACGAGAAGAGAATAAAAATAATGATAATGAAAAAAATAATTTTCATAAACACAGGCTCGTTGATGAAAAAGATAATAATGTAAAAATTTTTAAAAGTATGAGAATGATAGAAAACATCGCGATGGCAGAAGTGTGGATTGTAGATGCAAAAACAGGAAATATTGTGCAGGGAAGAAATGAAAAAGGACAGCCGTTCTCATATTTAAAATTACCACCAAATGCAGAAGAAACGATAAAAAAGGCAATCGCTGGCGAAACGACTACAACAGAAAATTTTAACGAGCTTTTGAATGAAAATTCAATTACTATAGCAGTTCCAATAAAAAATGCTGAAACAATTGAAGGAGTAGTGCTGCTTCATTCTCCAGTAAAATATATGTCTTCAGCTCTTAAAAGCGGAATTTACACTTTAATTTTTAGTATTCTTGCAGCTCTTATTCTTGCGAGTATCAGTGCTGTGTGGCTTTCTATAAGTTTTACAAAGCCTCTTAACAAAATTCGCGATGCTACGATTAAATTGGCACAGGGAAATTATGAAGTGGTAACAGATGTGAATCAGAGCGATGAAATTGGGGAACTTGCAAAAAGTATTGATAAATTGGCACTTCAGCTGGATAAAAGTTCCAAGGAAAGTGAACGTTTTGAAAAAATGCGGCAGAACTTTATTGCAAATATTTCTCACGAGTTACGAACGCCAATAACAGTAATTCGTGGTTCAATGGAAGCAATTTGTGATGGAATTATAAGTGAGCCTGAGCAGTTAAAAGAGTACAATGAACAAATTTTGTCCGACAGTATTCATTTGCAAAGGCTGGTTAATGATTTGATAGATTTGACAAAACTTCAAAATACAGATTTTTCCATTGACAAAAGTACAATAAATTTATTTGAAATTGTAAATGATGCGGTTAGAAGCATGAAACAGATTTCGACTAAAAAAAATATAAAAATTAATTTTATAGTTGAAAATAATAATGAAATAGAAAGTTATCTTTTTACTGGGGATTATCAGAGAATTCGGCAAATGATAATAATTGTTCTGGATAATGCGATAAAATTTTCCAAGGAAAATCAAAAAATTAATATTTGTTTACGAAAAAAAGACAGCACATACGAACTTAAAATTGAAGATAATGGAAAAGGAATAAATCCTGAAAATATTGGAGAAATATTTAAACGTT